The Pseudomonas sp. G2-4 genome window below encodes:
- a CDS encoding PDZ domain-containing protein, with translation MFANTFKITTRFAIAMSLTGLAGCASDGGLGEAAVVGAMLLPMPAGVDSSVMTAAIGVAATAYVASSLADTGSPTVSPAPVAMAAPQAQPPVNLQKLVTRETPDRYRSKSCGYIETALSEVPMYQASAEPLMKQVASARKEAASQVWLEKGCQASNLPRGKVGMSIDTVDPQRAMALSLPPAGVVVLAIVPGGGAQQAGMLSEDVVVAVDNQPIADSIDFRLAVAKAEIGAKVNLKVWRASAFRIVPVVVSAGGTPIPVVSQSAVPAGGLYCHALLATQHTYGATTSPVKLIPGVADAGMQASLMSYIAKVKQEQPNVWGNFNFKPGLCSPGAVVCMAEAKGPSGKTQNAFEFCHPTQAKADAELSQMHQGDPQAVTVDWP, from the coding sequence ATGTTTGCGAACACCTTTAAAATAACGACACGGTTTGCCATTGCAATGTCTCTCACCGGCCTGGCTGGCTGTGCGTCTGATGGTGGCCTGGGCGAGGCGGCAGTCGTAGGCGCCATGCTCCTGCCCATGCCCGCGGGCGTAGACAGCAGCGTAATGACCGCCGCCATTGGCGTGGCAGCCACGGCCTACGTCGCCTCATCGTTGGCCGATACGGGCTCTCCCACCGTCTCTCCCGCGCCCGTAGCCATGGCAGCGCCACAAGCCCAGCCACCCGTCAATTTGCAAAAGCTGGTGACCCGGGAGACGCCTGACCGCTATCGCTCCAAGTCATGCGGTTACATTGAGACGGCCCTCAGCGAGGTGCCTATGTACCAGGCGAGCGCTGAGCCGCTCATGAAACAGGTCGCAAGTGCACGAAAAGAAGCTGCCAGCCAGGTATGGCTTGAGAAGGGCTGCCAGGCGTCCAACTTGCCTCGCGGCAAAGTCGGCATGAGCATTGATACCGTTGATCCACAACGGGCGATGGCCTTGTCGCTTCCCCCGGCTGGCGTGGTGGTCCTGGCGATTGTTCCTGGTGGCGGTGCCCAGCAAGCCGGAATGCTGTCTGAGGACGTCGTCGTGGCGGTCGATAATCAACCTATCGCCGATTCAATCGATTTCAGGCTCGCGGTTGCAAAAGCGGAAATCGGCGCCAAGGTGAATTTAAAGGTGTGGCGTGCCAGCGCGTTTAGAATCGTTCCTGTGGTCGTCAGCGCGGGAGGGACTCCGATCCCCGTGGTATCACAGTCTGCCGTTCCCGCTGGAGGGTTGTATTGCCACGCACTTCTGGCCACTCAACACACATACGGCGCCACCACCAGCCCGGTCAAACTGATCCCGGGCGTGGCGGATGCAGGGATGCAAGCCTCGCTGATGAGCTACATCGCCAAAGTGAAGCAAGAGCAGCCCAATGTCTGGGGCAATTTCAACTTCAAGCCTGGGCTTTGTTCACCGGGCGCGGTCGTTTGTATGGCCGAGGCCAAAGGACCGTCAGGGAAAACTCAGAACGCCTTCGAGTTCTGCCACCCGACGCAAGCCAAGGCGGATGCGGAATTGAGCCAGATGCACCAAGGGGATCCACAAGCAGTCACCGTCGATTGGCCTTGA
- a CDS encoding putative selenate ABC transporter substrate-binding protein produces MLKRSLTLAVGLTLSFCTLLTQAADTLKVSAIPDEAPTELLRKFKPLGAYLEQQTGMKVEFVPVSDYPAVVEALATDRIDMAWLGGFTFVQARLKTGNAIPLVQREQDAQFTSKFITADPAVKSLADLKGKTFAFGSVSSTSGSLMPRYFMLQDGIKPETYFSRVGYSGAHDATVAWVQAGKVDAGVLNASVWEKLVAAGKVDTTKVKVFATTPAYFDYNWTVRGTLDPALAAKIKAAFLALDPANPKDKEILDLQAASRFIETKPENYKGIEEAARAAELLK; encoded by the coding sequence ATGCTCAAGCGTTCCCTGACACTGGCCGTCGGCTTGACCCTGTCTTTTTGCACCCTGCTGACGCAGGCCGCCGACACGCTGAAAGTCAGCGCGATTCCCGATGAAGCCCCGACCGAACTGCTGCGCAAGTTCAAGCCGCTTGGCGCGTATCTGGAGCAGCAAACCGGTATGAAAGTCGAGTTCGTGCCCGTGAGCGACTATCCGGCCGTGGTCGAGGCGCTGGCCACCGACCGGATCGACATGGCCTGGCTGGGCGGCTTCACGTTCGTACAGGCACGCCTGAAAACCGGCAATGCCATTCCGTTGGTACAACGTGAACAGGATGCTCAGTTCACCAGCAAATTCATAACCGCCGATCCTGCCGTGAAATCCCTCGCCGACCTCAAGGGCAAGACCTTTGCTTTCGGCTCGGTGTCTTCGACGTCAGGCAGCTTGATGCCGCGCTATTTCATGCTCCAGGACGGCATCAAGCCGGAAACCTATTTCAGCCGCGTCGGCTATTCGGGCGCCCATGATGCCACCGTTGCCTGGGTCCAGGCCGGCAAGGTCGATGCCGGGGTTCTCAACGCCAGTGTCTGGGAAAAACTGGTCGCCGCCGGCAAGGTCGACACCACCAAGGTCAAGGTGTTTGCCACCACCCCGGCTTACTTCGACTACAACTGGACGGTGCGTGGAACCCTCGACCCAGCACTGGCCGCGAAGATAAAGGCCGCGTTCCTGGCCCTCGATCCGGCGAACCCGAAGGACAAGGAAATCCTCGACCTGCAAGCCGCCAGCCGCTTCATCGAAACCAAGCCTGAAAACTACAAGGGCATCGAGGAAGCCGCACGCGCCGCCGAACTGCTCAAATGA
- the phnE gene encoding phosphonate ABC transporter, permease protein PhnE yields the protein MNRLINAIIVLCIGAAVVASFIYLGIDLGELGDSGNLTRMGAYAQRFLSPDLSPGHLRAIGHGALETLAMSAIGTLLAAVLGLLLALPAAGRYGWPFQSAARLVLNALRAVPELVWAALMVLAAGLGPNAGTLALALHTTGVLGRLFAEALENTPPQPAEAIRLQGGNAVLAFCYGTLPNLLPQLLAYVLYRWENNIRMASVLGFVGAGGLGQMLYVSLSLFQEAQGSTVILAMLVLVLAVDTLSSWSRQRWVKA from the coding sequence ATGAATCGGCTGATCAACGCGATCATCGTCCTGTGCATCGGCGCAGCGGTCGTCGCCTCGTTCATCTACCTGGGCATTGACCTCGGCGAACTCGGTGACAGTGGCAACCTGACTCGGATGGGGGCTTATGCCCAGCGCTTCCTCAGCCCGGACCTGAGCCCAGGTCACCTGCGAGCAATCGGCCACGGTGCCCTGGAAACCCTGGCCATGTCGGCCATCGGCACGCTGCTCGCCGCGGTATTGGGCCTGCTATTGGCCTTGCCCGCCGCCGGGCGCTATGGCTGGCCTTTCCAGAGCGCCGCGCGCCTTGTGCTCAATGCCTTGCGCGCGGTTCCGGAACTGGTCTGGGCCGCGCTGATGGTCCTGGCCGCCGGGCTCGGTCCCAATGCCGGCACCCTGGCGTTGGCCCTGCACACCACGGGGGTGCTCGGCCGGTTGTTCGCCGAAGCGCTGGAAAACACCCCGCCGCAACCCGCCGAAGCCATCCGGTTGCAGGGCGGCAATGCGGTGTTGGCGTTCTGCTACGGCACCCTGCCGAATCTGCTGCCCCAGCTACTGGCCTATGTCCTGTACCGCTGGGAAAACAACATCCGCATGGCCAGCGTGCTCGGCTTCGTCGGCGCCGGGGGCTTGGGGCAAATGCTCTACGTCAGCCTCAGCCTGTTCCAGGAAGCGCAAGGCAGTACAGTGATTCTGGCGATGCTGGTGCTGGTTCTGGCCGTCGACACGCTGAGCAGCTGGAGCCGGCAACGCTGGGTCAAGGCCTGA
- a CDS encoding ABC transporter permease, whose translation MLKHDTRDPATGPRLLLSLLALVLLWPGIHFSELDLSVLLASDSQSEMGRFVSAFWPPAHGEEFIELLLQATLQTLAIATAGMALALMLAVPASLLASRALSLSAASRAGRPGHWGHLLRWPVRALLIFLRSVPEIVWALLFVRAVGLGPTAGVLAIAITYSGMLGKVYAEIYESVDQRPAHALLQAGSGRLAAFCYGILPNVAAELLSYTVYRWECAIRASVVMGFVGAGGLGQQMDLSLRMFAGGEVASLLLTFLVLVLLADQLSRLLRWRLA comes from the coding sequence ATGCTGAAACACGATACCCGCGACCCTGCGACCGGCCCTCGCCTGCTGCTCAGCCTGCTGGCGCTTGTCCTGCTGTGGCCGGGCATTCACTTCAGCGAGTTGGACCTCAGCGTCCTGCTGGCCAGTGATAGCCAGAGCGAGATGGGCCGGTTTGTATCCGCCTTCTGGCCTCCGGCCCATGGCGAGGAATTCATCGAGCTGTTGTTGCAAGCCACCTTGCAGACCCTGGCCATCGCCACGGCGGGGATGGCCCTGGCGTTGATGTTGGCCGTTCCTGCCAGCTTGCTGGCCAGCCGTGCCCTGTCGCTGTCGGCGGCCTCCCGTGCCGGCCGTCCTGGCCATTGGGGGCACCTGCTGCGTTGGCCCGTACGCGCCCTGTTGATCTTCCTGCGCAGCGTGCCGGAGATCGTCTGGGCCTTGCTTTTCGTGCGCGCCGTCGGCCTCGGCCCGACGGCTGGGGTACTGGCCATTGCCATTACCTACAGCGGCATGTTGGGCAAGGTCTACGCGGAAATCTACGAGTCGGTCGACCAGCGTCCAGCCCACGCGCTGTTGCAGGCCGGCAGCGGCCGACTCGCCGCCTTCTGCTACGGGATCCTGCCCAATGTCGCGGCGGAGTTGTTGTCCTACACGGTGTACCGCTGGGAATGCGCCATCCGCGCCTCGGTGGTGATGGGCTTCGTCGGCGCCGGTGGCCTGGGCCAGCAGATGGATCTGTCGTTGCGCATGTTCGCCGGCGGCGAAGTGGCCAGTTTGTTACTGACCTTCCTCGTCCTGGTGCTGCTCGCCGATCAACTCAGCCGTCTGCTGCGCTGGAGGCTGGCATGA
- a CDS encoding substrate-binding domain-containing protein, producing the protein MRFFKRIGYAVLGTVLYAGSSPVMADVVVVVATSSPLKTLARNQVADIFQGKTSRFPSGTQAIPIDQTEDSPTRDEFYSTFTGKSASQLKAHWSKIIFTGRGQPPQAVSSSAEVKKRIAENPDTIGYIDARDVDSSVRALPIDPQ; encoded by the coding sequence ATGCGGTTCTTCAAACGCATTGGGTATGCGGTGCTAGGGACAGTCCTGTACGCAGGCAGCAGCCCCGTCATGGCCGATGTAGTGGTCGTGGTCGCCACTTCCAGTCCATTGAAAACGCTCGCGCGCAATCAGGTGGCGGATATTTTCCAGGGCAAAACCAGTCGTTTTCCCAGCGGCACACAAGCCATTCCAATTGACCAGACTGAAGATTCGCCGACCCGCGATGAGTTCTACTCAACGTTCACGGGCAAGTCCGCATCCCAGCTCAAGGCGCACTGGTCAAAAATCATCTTTACCGGCAGGGGCCAGCCTCCCCAGGCTGTTTCCAGCAGCGCCGAAGTCAAGAAACGGATCGCAGAGAATCCCGACACCATTGGCTATATCGACGCACGTGATGTGGACAGCAGCGTCAGGGCGCTGCCCATCGATCCGCAATGA
- a CDS encoding AraC family transcriptional regulator — translation MGCMSHRNRLPPSPPPEPVRRIEAGPWAIELLPGCAYAARYVATQAAIGFAFDSQRGVHAIGSDRVQPFEAMPNGLAFVPAECDVFSESPSGGEYLRVMRTDGLALVGNRAFNNRIDQQAITLAQRIRGALLQASIEDDWEAWALGLAERTLDHQALSNPPPGSITGNRLRLLDEFIDAGLDGPLSVPAMAGLLGLSEGYFMRAFKHATGKSPHSYLIDRRLAKARALMRDSTARLVEIAHICGFNSQAHMATVFKQRLGVSPAQLRSQWSTAYRAILPT, via the coding sequence ATGGGCTGCATGAGCCATCGAAATCGCCTGCCGCCCTCGCCCCCACCGGAACCGGTCCGTCGAATCGAGGCCGGCCCATGGGCGATCGAATTGTTACCCGGCTGCGCTTATGCGGCGCGATATGTCGCGACCCAAGCGGCGATCGGCTTTGCCTTCGACAGCCAACGCGGCGTGCATGCCATTGGCAGCGACCGGGTGCAGCCCTTCGAGGCCATGCCCAATGGCCTGGCCTTCGTCCCGGCTGAGTGTGACGTATTCTCCGAATCACCCAGCGGCGGTGAATACCTGCGGGTCATGCGTACGGACGGTCTTGCGTTGGTAGGGAATCGGGCATTCAACAACCGTATCGATCAGCAAGCCATTACCCTTGCACAGCGCATTCGCGGCGCGTTGTTGCAGGCATCGATAGAGGACGATTGGGAAGCCTGGGCACTCGGACTGGCTGAACGGACGCTGGATCACCAGGCGTTGTCGAACCCGCCCCCAGGCTCTATCACTGGCAACCGGCTGCGCCTGCTCGATGAGTTCATTGACGCGGGTCTCGACGGCCCGCTGAGCGTGCCGGCGATGGCGGGATTGCTCGGTTTGTCCGAAGGCTATTTCATGCGCGCCTTCAAGCACGCGACGGGCAAAAGCCCCCACAGCTACCTGATCGACCGACGCCTGGCCAAGGCCCGAGCCTTGATGCGTGATTCAACAGCCAGACTGGTGGAGATCGCCCACATTTGCGGCTTCAATTCCCAGGCGCACATGGCAACGGTCTTCAAGCAACGCCTTGGGGTCAGTCCGGCGCAGTTGCGTAGTCAATGGTCGACGGCTTACCGGGCAATCCTCCCTACTTGA
- a CDS encoding PDZ domain-containing protein: MANDPTTLVIQQVATQRDCSAGSSPAPSTALVSPSAVTPVATPAPVAASQGRLGLHITAVTPTVAKQFGLPTVSGVLVLGPVPGGGAEKAGMLAGDIVLEVAGTAVNSPAELTAVASRIQPGFTAPLRVWRYRAPLDVLVEVGGSSDATPSVAPQLPASVAKLPSQPLATPPSTPTGNHAPNSSFCFALFDARQAQGLSDYPPRGVITQIWQGAGLSSTPARLIMPQFQAFTRSQGYDVAMQPMFCQPIGASEQCQALGIESFMLTMRSYSATVNCTETQQGAQATRAVMLKQFPYLQSTTWRP, translated from the coding sequence ATGGCCAACGATCCCACCACACTGGTTATCCAGCAGGTCGCCACCCAGCGTGACTGCTCCGCCGGCAGTTCGCCGGCGCCAAGCACGGCATTGGTTTCCCCCAGTGCTGTGACTCCAGTGGCAACGCCTGCACCCGTGGCGGCTTCGCAGGGACGCTTGGGCTTGCACATCACCGCCGTGACACCGACGGTGGCTAAGCAGTTCGGCTTGCCCACTGTAAGCGGCGTGCTGGTCTTGGGTCCGGTGCCGGGAGGTGGTGCTGAAAAAGCAGGGATGTTGGCGGGAGATATCGTTCTGGAAGTCGCGGGGACTGCGGTCAATAGCCCGGCCGAGCTGACGGCCGTAGCCAGCCGTATTCAACCAGGGTTCACCGCTCCGCTACGGGTGTGGCGTTACCGCGCGCCCCTGGATGTACTGGTGGAAGTAGGCGGCTCATCGGACGCGACACCTTCGGTCGCGCCTCAGCTTCCGGCAAGCGTCGCGAAGCTGCCGAGCCAACCCCTGGCCACGCCACCGTCAACGCCGACCGGCAATCATGCGCCAAACAGTTCTTTCTGTTTTGCACTGTTCGATGCCAGGCAGGCTCAAGGGTTGAGTGATTACCCACCCAGGGGAGTTATCACCCAGATCTGGCAAGGCGCAGGACTGAGCAGTACACCTGCTCGCCTCATCATGCCGCAGTTCCAGGCATTTACGCGATCCCAAGGCTATGACGTGGCCATGCAGCCGATGTTCTGCCAGCCAATCGGGGCGAGCGAGCAATGCCAAGCCCTGGGTATCGAAAGTTTCATGCTGACCATGCGCAGCTATTCCGCGACGGTTAACTGCACCGAAACCCAGCAGGGGGCGCAAGCCACTCGCGCCGTGATGCTCAAGCAATTCCCCTATCTACAAAGCACGACGTGGCGCCCTTGA
- a CDS encoding threonine dehydratase: MHRLTLDAIEHAAHAVYQVMPATAQYAWPLLAERLGCTVWVKHENHTPTGAFKVRGGITFMHWLKHAHPDVKGVVTATRGNHGQSLALSANALGLKALIVVPEGNSVEKNNAMRAFGGEVVECGRDFDEAREEAARLAQVHGLYLVPPFHIELVKGVATYALELFKAAPDLDTVYVPIGCGSGICGVIAARDALGLKTRVVGVVSTEALAAKLSFETGELCETASANTFADGLAVRKPIPEAFAIYAAAATRIVSVSDQEIAEAMRVYYTDTHNLAEGAGAAALAALMQERETMAGRRVAVILSGGNVDRPVYAKVIE, from the coding sequence ATGCACAGACTGACGCTCGACGCGATTGAACACGCTGCCCACGCTGTCTACCAAGTCATGCCGGCAACCGCCCAATACGCTTGGCCCTTGCTGGCTGAGCGGCTGGGTTGCACGGTGTGGGTCAAGCACGAAAACCACACCCCTACCGGTGCTTTCAAGGTGCGTGGCGGCATCACCTTCATGCACTGGCTCAAACACGCTCACCCAGACGTGAAAGGCGTGGTCACCGCCACCCGTGGCAACCATGGGCAGAGCCTGGCGCTGTCGGCGAACGCGCTGGGTTTGAAGGCGTTGATCGTGGTGCCAGAAGGCAATTCGGTAGAAAAGAACAATGCCATGCGCGCCTTTGGTGGCGAGGTGGTTGAGTGCGGCCGCGATTTCGACGAGGCCCGCGAAGAGGCTGCCCGCCTGGCGCAAGTGCATGGCCTCTACCTGGTGCCGCCGTTTCACATCGAGCTGGTCAAAGGCGTGGCCACTTATGCGCTTGAACTGTTCAAGGCTGCGCCGGACCTGGATACCGTCTACGTGCCGATTGGCTGTGGATCGGGGATTTGTGGGGTGATTGCCGCCCGTGATGCCTTGGGCCTGAAAACCCGGGTGGTGGGGGTGGTTTCCACTGAGGCTTTGGCGGCAAAGTTATCGTTTGAAACGGGAGAACTCTGCGAAACCGCTTCGGCCAACACCTTTGCTGACGGCCTTGCCGTGCGTAAGCCGATCCCCGAGGCCTTCGCCATCTACGCGGCGGCGGCGACACGGATCGTGTCGGTCAGCGACCAGGAAATTGCCGAGGCCATGCGCGTCTACTACACCGACACCCATAACCTCGCCGAAGGGGCCGGTGCGGCCGCGTTGGCCGCGCTCATGCAGGAGCGTGAAACGATGGCGGGAAGGCGGGTGGCTGTGATTCTGTCCGGCGGGAATGTAGACAGGCCGGTGTATGCCAAAGTGATTGAGTGA
- a CDS encoding EAL domain-containing protein, with product MAIQRSNILRSAPGIASSEPAISGPPKKMFRRGFDQAKEAYILFPLLAVLLLLALWAGTLYLIKVEQVRAQRGIAEASLEIGATYEAQILRAVREIDQTLKLVKYTYESEGEQDPLPKLKARALLPSSYLFDVSVVDADGLVVASTQASEAGSRIAQGEPQTLWRDNALSISRPWKSPATGEWKLRFSRRLNTGTGGFAGIAMVEVDAAYFVSSYDASKLGNHGLLGLLGVDGVFRARRTGETILAGDQVDYAAVVPDTENTEAVRSITGWDGVRRYTSARQLYDYPLAVIVGLSEEEQLAAVTRQARAYLWRAAGASLLLVLFVSLLSRMSWQLVQSRLRAAEAKIAYAESVEYLAYHDGLTSLPNRSLFSKMLSQSISEASRYRRQLAVLFLDLDRFKQINDTLGHDAGDQLLQEVSLRLKACLRASDTVARLGGDEFVILLPELSEDKYVATTAQKILGAIARPFNLQGQEFRVTVSVGISVFPQDGLDEQTLKKNADIAMYQAKQQGKNNFQFYSEKLNADSLERMTLELSLRHALERHEFQLHYQAKRDIRSGQITGMEALLRWNHPDLGIVAPMQFIPVAEETGLIVPIGKWVLKTACQQNVAWQQQGLPHLGIAVNLTARQFADERLLADLAEILAETGMEASLLELEIAESLLMQDVKRALSVLTGLKRLKIRIAIDDFGIGYSSLSALKQFPLDAIKIDRSFICDVSSVSEDKALTEAIIAMGRTLSLTVVAQGVETKEQADFLRDNACDEFQGFYFNKPVPADQFKVLLQAQAASPSVDT from the coding sequence ATGGCGATCCAACGGTCGAACATATTGAGGTCGGCCCCCGGTATCGCCAGTTCCGAGCCTGCCATTTCCGGTCCCCCGAAAAAAATGTTTCGGCGCGGCTTCGACCAAGCCAAAGAAGCCTACATTCTGTTCCCGCTGCTGGCCGTTCTCCTGTTGCTGGCCCTGTGGGCGGGTACCCTTTACCTGATCAAGGTCGAACAGGTTCGCGCGCAGCGGGGCATCGCCGAGGCGAGCCTGGAAATCGGCGCCACCTACGAAGCGCAGATCCTGCGGGCCGTGCGTGAAATCGATCAGACCCTCAAACTCGTCAAATACACCTACGAGTCCGAGGGGGAGCAGGATCCGCTGCCCAAACTCAAGGCTCGCGCGCTATTGCCATCATCCTATCTGTTTGACGTCAGCGTGGTCGATGCTGACGGCCTGGTCGTTGCGAGTACGCAGGCGAGTGAAGCCGGCAGCAGGATCGCCCAGGGTGAGCCGCAAACGCTGTGGCGTGACAATGCACTGTCGATCAGCCGCCCCTGGAAAAGCCCGGCAACGGGGGAGTGGAAGCTGCGGTTCAGCCGGCGTCTGAATACGGGGACTGGCGGGTTCGCCGGGATCGCGATGGTCGAGGTCGATGCGGCCTATTTCGTCAGCAGTTACGACGCCTCAAAACTCGGCAATCACGGCCTGCTCGGCTTGTTGGGCGTCGACGGTGTTTTCCGGGCACGGCGCACCGGGGAAACCATACTGGCCGGTGACCAGGTCGATTACGCGGCGGTGGTGCCGGACACTGAAAACACCGAGGCCGTCCGCTCGATCACTGGATGGGATGGCGTGCGCCGCTATACCAGTGCTCGTCAACTCTATGATTATCCGCTGGCGGTGATTGTCGGACTGTCCGAGGAAGAACAACTGGCCGCCGTGACGCGACAGGCACGCGCCTACCTGTGGCGGGCGGCGGGCGCTAGCCTGTTGCTGGTGTTGTTCGTCAGTCTGCTGAGCCGGATGAGTTGGCAACTGGTGCAAAGCCGCTTGCGCGCCGCCGAAGCCAAAATCGCTTATGCCGAAAGCGTCGAGTATCTGGCCTATCACGACGGCCTTACGTCGCTGCCCAACCGCAGTCTGTTCAGCAAGATGTTGAGCCAGAGCATCAGCGAGGCAAGCCGTTATCGTCGGCAACTGGCGGTGCTTTTCCTCGACCTCGACCGTTTCAAGCAAATCAACGACACGCTTGGACACGATGCCGGCGACCAACTGCTGCAGGAAGTCTCGTTGCGACTCAAGGCTTGTCTGCGCGCCAGCGATACGGTGGCCCGATTGGGCGGCGACGAATTCGTGATATTGCTGCCGGAGCTGTCCGAGGACAAATACGTGGCGACCACCGCCCAGAAGATCCTGGGCGCCATTGCCCGGCCGTTCAACCTCCAGGGCCAGGAGTTTCGTGTGACCGTCAGTGTCGGCATCAGTGTCTTTCCACAGGATGGCCTGGACGAGCAGACACTCAAGAAAAACGCCGATATCGCGATGTACCAGGCCAAGCAGCAAGGCAAGAACAACTTTCAGTTCTACTCCGAGAAACTCAACGCGGACTCATTGGAACGGATGACGCTTGAGCTGAGCTTGCGCCACGCGCTGGAGCGCCATGAGTTCCAGCTGCACTACCAGGCCAAGCGAGATATACGCAGCGGCCAGATCACTGGGATGGAAGCGCTCTTGCGCTGGAATCATCCCGACCTGGGTATCGTCGCGCCGATGCAGTTTATCCCGGTGGCGGAGGAGACCGGTCTGATCGTGCCGATTGGCAAATGGGTGCTCAAGACCGCCTGCCAGCAAAACGTTGCCTGGCAACAGCAAGGACTGCCACATTTGGGGATCGCCGTGAACCTCACGGCCCGGCAGTTTGCCGATGAGCGTTTACTCGCCGACCTGGCCGAGATACTGGCTGAAACCGGTATGGAGGCGAGTCTGCTGGAGCTCGAAATCGCCGAAAGCCTGCTCATGCAGGATGTCAAAAGAGCTTTGAGTGTGTTGACCGGACTCAAGCGCCTGAAAATCCGGATTGCCATTGATGATTTCGGTATCGGTTATTCTTCGCTCTCTGCTCTCAAGCAGTTTCCACTCGACGCCATCAAGATCGATCGCTCATTTATCTGTGATGTCAGCAGTGTGTCGGAAGACAAAGCCTTGACCGAGGCCATTATCGCGATGGGCAGGACCCTGAGCCTGACCGTGGTTGCCCAAGGCGTGGAAACCAAGGAACAGGCCGACTTCCTGCGCGACAATGCCTGCGATGAGTTCCAGGGGTTTTACTTCAACAAGCCGGTACCGGCCGATCAGTTCAAGGTGTTGCTACAAGCCCAGGCGGCCAGTCCGAGTGTCGATACCTGA
- a CDS encoding ATP-binding cassette domain-containing protein has translation MTLHLTQVSLSHANGVQALRGVELHITANEQVAIIGPSGAGKSSLLNVLGVALRPGDGEVQVLGERAWQLSARQRQRLRARIGLIHQSPPLPPRQRVVTAVLAGKLGQWSMGKGLLNLLHPLDIPGARAALSRLDLGDKLFAQCQQLSGGQLQRVGIARVLYQAPEVLLADEPVSAMDPVLAEHTLSVLCRHAREHNVTLVASLHAVELALAHFSRIIGLRDGQILFDLPADAVDRELLDRLYANEQLQSSPAPVPTLSVQIPRC, from the coding sequence ATGACATTGCACCTGACCCAGGTCAGCCTGTCCCACGCCAACGGTGTCCAGGCACTGCGTGGCGTGGAGCTGCACATTACCGCCAACGAACAGGTCGCCATCATCGGCCCGTCCGGCGCGGGCAAGTCGAGCCTGCTCAACGTGCTGGGCGTCGCCCTGCGTCCGGGTGACGGCGAAGTGCAGGTGCTCGGCGAGCGAGCCTGGCAATTGTCCGCCCGCCAGCGCCAGCGTCTGCGCGCCCGCATCGGCCTGATCCATCAATCGCCTCCCCTGCCGCCGCGCCAGCGCGTGGTCACTGCGGTTCTGGCCGGCAAGCTGGGTCAGTGGAGCATGGGCAAGGGTCTGCTGAATCTGTTGCACCCGCTGGACATTCCGGGCGCGCGCGCGGCATTGTCCCGGCTGGACCTGGGTGACAAGCTGTTCGCGCAATGCCAGCAACTCTCCGGCGGACAGCTGCAACGCGTTGGCATCGCCCGCGTGTTGTATCAAGCGCCCGAGGTGCTGCTGGCCGATGAACCGGTATCGGCCATGGATCCGGTATTGGCCGAGCACACGCTGTCGGTGCTCTGTCGCCATGCCCGGGAGCACAACGTCACCCTGGTCGCCAGCCTGCATGCGGTGGAGCTGGCCCTGGCACATTTTTCGCGGATCATTGGCCTGCGCGATGGACAGATCCTGTTCGATTTGCCGGCCGATGCGGTCGACCGCGAGCTGCTCGACAGGCTCTACGCCAATGAGCAGCTGCAATCTTCGCCAGCACCAGTGCCTACCTTGAGTGTGCAGATTCCACGATGCTGA